A portion of the Vibrio coralliirubri genome contains these proteins:
- a CDS encoding IS5 family transposase gives MPKPRYKTTNWKQYNRSLINRGSLTFWIDEEAISGWAQSKQNKRGRPRRFSDLAITTALMVKRVFSMPLRALQGFIDSIFRLAHVPLSCPHYTCISRRAKQVEVSFKTKTRGAIQHLAIDATGLKVYGEGEWKVKKHGTDGKRRVWRKLHIAVDTNTHEIIAAELSLSTVTDGEVLPNLLKQTRRSILEVSGDGAYDTRACHAAIKIKGAIALIPPREGAAFWERGHPRNFAVGCQKLYDSNKYWKERYGYHKRSLSETAMYRVKQLLGGKLSLRNYNAQVGETYAMIKALNKLTGLGMPETCRID, from the coding sequence ATGCCTAAGCCTCGTTATAAAACAACCAACTGGAAGCAATACAACCGATCACTCATTAACCGTGGTTCTCTGACTTTTTGGATTGATGAAGAAGCAATAAGCGGATGGGCGCAAAGCAAACAGAATAAGCGCGGTAGGCCGCGTCGGTTCAGTGATTTAGCTATCACGACAGCACTCATGGTCAAACGAGTTTTTTCTATGCCATTGAGAGCGCTGCAAGGATTTATCGACTCGATATTTAGGTTAGCCCATGTACCGTTAAGTTGTCCGCATTACACCTGCATCAGTCGTAGAGCCAAGCAAGTTGAGGTTTCATTTAAGACTAAAACGAGAGGAGCGATACAGCACCTAGCCATTGATGCTACTGGCCTTAAGGTTTATGGCGAAGGTGAATGGAAAGTCAAAAAACATGGGACGGATGGCAAGCGTAGAGTCTGGCGAAAGCTGCATATTGCAGTCGATACCAACACTCATGAGATCATTGCCGCCGAGCTAAGTTTATCGACGGTTACAGATGGAGAAGTACTCCCGAACTTACTGAAACAAACACGCCGAAGTATCCTTGAGGTGTCTGGTGATGGCGCTTACGACACGAGAGCGTGTCACGCTGCTATTAAGATTAAGGGAGCTATTGCGCTTATTCCCCCAAGAGAAGGGGCTGCCTTCTGGGAGCGTGGTCACCCTCGAAATTTCGCCGTGGGTTGCCAGAAATTATACGACTCAAATAAGTATTGGAAAGAGCGGTATGGATACCACAAACGTTCACTCTCAGAAACAGCGATGTATCGAGTTAAACAGTTGCTAGGAGGGAAACTGAGCTTAAGAAATTACAATGCCCAGGTGGGTGAAACTTACGCGATGATAAAAGCGTTGAACAAGCTTACTGGGTTAGGTATGCCTGAAACTTGTCGTATTGACTAA
- the argS gene encoding arginine--tRNA ligase, with translation MNIQALINDKVSQALEAAGAPAGSPAAVRQSAKPQFGDYQANGVMGVAKRLGTNPREFAQKVLDVLNLDGIASKVEIAGPGFLNIFLDEAFLAQQADAALADSRLGVAVAETQTIVADYSAPNVAKEMHVGHLRSTIIGDAVVRTLEFLGHNVIRANHIGDWGTQFGMLIANLERVQAESGEVSMELADLEGFYRESKKLYDEDEEFAVKARGYVVKLQSGDEFCAEMWKKLVDVTMIQNQRNYDRLNVSLTRDDVMGESMYNHMLPTIVADLKEQGLAKEDDGAQVVFLDEYKNKDGDPMGVIIQKRDGGFLYTTTDIACAKYRFEELGADRVLYFIDSRQHQHLMQAWTIVRKAGYIPESVSLEHHAFGMMLGKDGKPFKTRAGGTVRLADLLDEAEVRAAQLIESKNPELAEDEKKAIANTVAMAAVKYADLSKHRTTDYVFDWDNMLAFEGNTAPYMQYAYTRVASVFAKAGISMDSLEGEIKITEEKEKALIAKLLQFEEAVQSVAREGQPHIMCSYLFELAGQFSSFYEACPILVAEDEAVKQSRLKLAALTAKTIKQGLSLLGIDTLERM, from the coding sequence GTGAATATCCAAGCACTTATTAATGACAAAGTATCTCAGGCTCTAGAAGCCGCTGGCGCACCTGCAGGCTCTCCTGCGGCTGTTCGCCAATCTGCAAAACCACAATTTGGTGACTACCAAGCAAACGGCGTTATGGGCGTTGCTAAGCGACTAGGCACTAATCCTCGAGAGTTTGCTCAAAAAGTATTGGACGTTCTAAACCTAGACGGTATCGCTTCTAAAGTAGAAATCGCAGGCCCAGGTTTCCTTAACATCTTCCTAGATGAAGCTTTCCTAGCACAACAAGCAGACGCAGCATTGGCTGATTCTCGCCTTGGTGTTGCAGTAGCAGAAACACAAACAATTGTTGCAGATTACTCTGCACCAAACGTTGCGAAAGAGATGCACGTTGGTCACCTACGTTCAACGATCATTGGTGATGCGGTAGTTCGTACTCTTGAATTCCTAGGCCACAACGTTATCCGTGCTAACCACATCGGTGACTGGGGTACTCAATTTGGTATGCTTATCGCAAACCTTGAGCGCGTTCAAGCTGAGTCTGGCGAAGTTTCAATGGAGCTTGCTGACCTTGAAGGCTTCTACCGTGAATCTAAAAAGCTTTACGATGAAGACGAAGAGTTCGCAGTTAAAGCACGTGGCTACGTTGTTAAACTGCAAAGCGGCGACGAGTTCTGCGCAGAGATGTGGAAGAAGCTTGTTGATGTAACAATGATTCAAAACCAACGCAACTACGACCGTCTAAACGTATCTCTAACACGTGATGACGTAATGGGCGAAAGCATGTACAACCACATGCTTCCAACTATCGTTGCTGACCTAAAAGAGCAAGGTCTTGCTAAAGAAGATGACGGCGCACAGGTTGTATTCCTAGACGAATACAAAAACAAAGATGGCGACCCAATGGGCGTTATCATCCAGAAACGTGACGGCGGCTTCCTTTACACAACAACAGATATCGCTTGTGCAAAATACCGTTTTGAAGAACTAGGCGCAGACCGCGTACTTTACTTCATCGACTCACGTCAGCACCAGCACCTAATGCAAGCTTGGACTATCGTTCGTAAAGCAGGTTACATCCCAGAATCTGTTTCTCTTGAGCACCACGCGTTCGGCATGATGCTAGGTAAAGATGGTAAGCCATTCAAGACTCGTGCAGGCGGTACTGTTCGTCTTGCTGATCTTCTTGATGAAGCCGAAGTTCGTGCAGCGCAGCTAATCGAATCTAAGAACCCAGAACTAGCAGAAGACGAGAAGAAAGCGATCGCGAACACAGTTGCTATGGCAGCGGTTAAGTACGCAGACCTTTCTAAGCACCGTACTACTGACTACGTGTTCGATTGGGACAACATGCTTGCATTCGAAGGCAACACAGCACCGTACATGCAGTACGCATACACTCGTGTTGCTTCTGTATTTGCTAAAGCTGGCATTTCTATGGACTCGCTTGAAGGTGAAATCAAAATCACTGAAGAGAAAGAGAAAGCGCTTATCGCGAAACTTCTACAATTTGAAGAAGCAGTTCAGTCTGTTGCTCGTGAAGGTCAACCACACATCATGTGTAGCTACCTGTTCGAACTAGCTGGTCAATTCTCTAGCTTCTACGAGGCGTGCCCTATCCTAGTTGCTGAAGACGAAGCTGTTAAACAGAGCCGTCTGAAGCTTGCTGCACTAACAGCGAAGACGATCAAGCAAGGTCTGTCGCTTCTAGGTATCGATACTCTAGAACGCATGTAA
- a CDS encoding VOC family protein — MMMSLKQAELEPQQMIARLDTFMAKIENLGNTLGLDLSFAQADHIALRINDTELAKSAHQAWSEYGSTISEAMINGRPIVVLAFDEPLKSLGWSIECLELPYPAEGKIYPSQDWEHVEFVIPSHAQTADEYLADLKETYPQFAANFETLAEQGVKIKLSSPKGEGERLNNPTVAFKHQGICIKLHPHSLKKIVESEQA, encoded by the coding sequence ATGATGATGAGCCTGAAGCAAGCTGAACTAGAACCACAACAAATGATCGCCCGCCTTGATACCTTTATGGCAAAAATCGAGAACCTAGGAAATACATTGGGTTTGGATTTAAGCTTTGCTCAAGCGGATCATATTGCGCTTCGAATCAATGACACTGAGCTAGCGAAATCTGCCCATCAAGCATGGTCTGAGTACGGCTCTACGATTTCAGAGGCGATGATTAATGGTCGTCCAATTGTGGTGTTGGCTTTCGATGAACCGTTGAAAAGCCTTGGCTGGAGCATTGAATGTTTAGAGCTGCCATATCCAGCAGAAGGTAAGATTTACCCAAGCCAAGATTGGGAACATGTAGAGTTTGTGATTCCGTCTCATGCTCAAACGGCTGATGAGTACTTAGCGGATCTTAAAGAAACTTACCCGCAGTTCGCTGCTAACTTTGAAACGCTGGCTGAGCAAGGCGTTAAGATCAAACTTTCTAGCCCGAAAGGCGAGGGTGAACGTTTGAATAACCCAACAGTGGCTTTTAAACATCAAGGGATTTGCATCAAGCTACATCCACACTCTTTGAAGAAGATTGTGGAATCAGAACAGGCGTAA
- the purU gene encoding formyltetrahydrofolate deformylase — protein MERKTLLTHCTDAPGLISKITNICYKHQLNIIHNNEFVDNTSGHFFMRTELEGYFNDETLLADLDQALPENTKRKLVDSSRKRVVILVTKEAHCLGDILMKNFDGSLDVEIAAVVGNYDILQSLTERFDIPYHHVSHEGLNREEHEKKMLEVIDQYEADYLVLAKYMRVLTPGFVEKYNHKIINIHHSFLPAFIGAKPYQQAYERGVKIIGATAHFVTNDLDEGPIIKQDVIPVDHNFSAKDMAQAGRDVEKNVLSKALNKVINDHVFVYGNKTVIL, from the coding sequence ATGGAAAGAAAAACTTTACTAACACATTGTACTGATGCCCCGGGCCTCATCTCTAAGATCACCAACATTTGTTATAAGCACCAACTCAATATTATTCACAACAATGAGTTCGTAGATAACACAAGTGGCCACTTCTTTATGCGCACCGAGCTTGAAGGCTATTTCAATGATGAAACCTTGCTTGCCGATTTAGACCAAGCCCTGCCAGAAAACACGAAACGTAAGCTTGTTGATTCGTCTCGCAAGCGTGTAGTGATACTCGTGACCAAGGAAGCACACTGCCTTGGCGACATTCTCATGAAGAACTTCGATGGCAGCTTAGACGTTGAAATCGCAGCCGTTGTCGGTAACTACGACATTCTACAAAGCCTAACCGAGCGCTTTGACATCCCTTACCACCATGTTTCTCACGAAGGGCTAAACCGTGAAGAACATGAGAAGAAGATGCTAGAAGTAATTGACCAATACGAGGCTGATTACCTTGTTTTAGCTAAGTATATGCGAGTGCTGACTCCAGGATTTGTTGAAAAGTACAACCACAAGATCATCAATATCCACCACAGCTTTTTGCCAGCATTTATTGGCGCGAAGCCATACCAACAAGCGTATGAGCGCGGCGTGAAGATCATTGGCGCAACGGCACACTTTGTGACTAATGATTTGGATGAAGGCCCAATCATTAAGCAAGATGTTATCCCTGTGGATCACAACTTCAGCGCGAAAGACATGGCACAAGCCGGTCGTGACGTAGAGAAGAATGTATTAAGTAAGGCGTTAAACAAGGTGATCAATGATCATGTGTTTGTTTACGGCAATAAGACTGTGATTCTGTAA
- a CDS encoding ATP-dependent DNA helicase produces MISKTFSADGALGKAIPGFQPRQAQLDMAEAVSQAIEKQSQLVVEAGTGTGKTFAYLVPALLSGKKTIISTGSKNLQEQLFHRDLPLMVDALGFYGQVALLKGRSNYLCLDRLSRQMIESHGAHTDPTLLAQLVKVRSWSSSTQTGDLGDCDDIAEDSPVIPTITSTNDNCLGKECPSYTDCFVLKARKKAMDSDVVVVNHHLFLADLAIKETGFGELIPEADVFIFDEAHQLPDIASQYFGQSVSSRQIQELAKDIEIAYRTEAKDMRQLQKVGDRLVQSSADLRIVLGDTGFRGNWREALKSESIARELVRLQDALQLAVDVLKLALGRSQLLDTAFERANMIKSRIERVCDVSITGYSYWYDTTPRHFALHITPLSVADKFHEQIELKPGAWVFTSATLAVSDDFDHFTSRLGLKPSAQFSLPSPFDYPNQARLCVPRYLPEPNSPGLADKLVRMLTPVIEQNQGRCFFLCTSHSMMKELGERFRETLSVPVLLQGETSKQKTLAEFMELGNALLVATGAFWEGIDVRGDALSCVIIDKLPFTAPDDPLLKARIEDCKLKGGDPFAQVQLPDAVITLKQGVGRLIRDKRDNGALIICDNRLVTRDYGGIFLASLPPIPRTRDLGVIKEFLAKDHSTAAD; encoded by the coding sequence ATGATATCTAAAACGTTTTCTGCTGATGGTGCTCTGGGTAAAGCGATCCCCGGGTTTCAACCACGACAAGCTCAGCTAGACATGGCTGAAGCGGTTTCACAAGCTATTGAGAAACAGAGCCAATTAGTTGTTGAAGCGGGAACGGGTACCGGTAAGACCTTTGCTTACTTAGTGCCAGCGCTACTGAGTGGCAAGAAAACCATCATTAGTACGGGGTCTAAAAACCTTCAAGAGCAGCTGTTTCACCGAGATTTACCTTTGATGGTCGATGCGCTTGGCTTTTATGGTCAAGTTGCGTTACTCAAAGGGCGTTCAAACTATTTGTGTTTGGATAGGCTCAGCCGTCAAATGATCGAGAGTCATGGTGCTCATACCGATCCAACACTGCTGGCTCAGTTAGTCAAAGTTCGTAGTTGGTCGTCATCCACTCAAACGGGTGATTTGGGCGATTGTGATGATATCGCCGAAGACAGCCCGGTTATCCCGACTATTACCTCGACCAATGACAACTGCTTAGGTAAAGAGTGCCCAAGCTACACCGATTGCTTCGTGCTGAAAGCGCGTAAAAAAGCGATGGACTCTGATGTGGTTGTGGTAAACCACCACTTGTTCTTAGCGGATTTGGCGATTAAAGAGACCGGATTTGGTGAGCTGATTCCTGAAGCTGATGTGTTTATTTTCGATGAAGCGCATCAACTTCCTGACATCGCCAGCCAGTACTTCGGACAATCGGTTTCCAGTCGACAGATCCAAGAGCTAGCTAAAGACATTGAAATCGCTTACCGAACTGAAGCCAAAGACATGCGTCAGCTACAGAAAGTAGGGGATAGGCTCGTTCAATCGTCAGCCGATCTGCGTATTGTGCTTGGTGATACCGGCTTTCGTGGTAACTGGCGCGAAGCCTTGAAATCTGAGTCGATTGCACGCGAGTTGGTTCGTTTGCAAGATGCTCTACAACTTGCTGTTGATGTATTGAAGTTAGCACTTGGGCGAAGCCAACTGTTAGATACCGCTTTCGAACGCGCAAACATGATTAAGTCGCGTATCGAACGTGTATGCGACGTGTCGATCACTGGCTATTCGTATTGGTATGACACCACGCCGCGCCACTTTGCTTTGCACATCACACCGCTTTCTGTCGCCGATAAATTCCACGAGCAGATTGAGCTTAAACCGGGTGCTTGGGTATTTACCTCTGCAACCTTGGCGGTGTCGGATGATTTCGACCACTTTACTTCTCGATTAGGCTTAAAACCGTCGGCACAGTTTTCACTGCCGAGCCCGTTTGATTACCCGAATCAGGCGCGCTTGTGTGTGCCTCGTTATCTTCCTGAGCCGAATAGCCCGGGCTTAGCCGATAAGCTAGTAAGAATGCTGACCCCTGTGATTGAGCAAAACCAAGGTCGCTGCTTCTTCTTGTGTACTTCACACAGCATGATGAAAGAGTTGGGGGAGCGATTCCGTGAAACCCTCTCGGTTCCAGTTCTGCTGCAAGGTGAGACAAGTAAGCAAAAAACCTTAGCCGAATTCATGGAATTAGGTAACGCATTGCTGGTGGCTACTGGTGCTTTCTGGGAGGGGATAGATGTTAGGGGCGACGCATTAAGCTGTGTTATCATCGATAAATTGCCCTTTACGGCCCCTGATGACCCTTTACTTAAGGCTCGAATCGAGGACTGTAAATTAAAAGGGGGTGATCCTTTTGCACAGGTACAGTTGCCAGACGCTGTGATTACCTTGAAACAAGGTGTCGGCCGATTGATACGTGACAAGCGCGATAATGGCGCTTTGATTATTTGCGATAACCGATTGGTGACTCGCGATTACGGTGGCATATTTTTGGCGAGTTTACCGCCTATCCCACGTACCCGTGACTTAGGGGTCATTAAAGAATTCTTAGCTAAAGACCATTCAACCGCTGCTGATTAA
- the tsaB gene encoding tRNA (adenosine(37)-N6)-threonylcarbamoyltransferase complex dimerization subunit type 1 TsaB: protein MSAKILAVDTATENCSVALVMGDQVFARSEEAPRDHTKKILPMVDEVLKEANVALTDIDAIAFGQGPGSFTGVRIGIGIAQGLAFGADLPMIGVSTLAAMAQGSYRKFGETHVATAIDARMSEVYWARYSREQDGRWTAVDAECVIPPSELAAQLEADSETWAKVGTGWVAYAEHMDTLAINTKACEVLFPEAQDMAFLAQFAYAEGKAVAAEESEPVYLRDKVTWKKLPGRE, encoded by the coding sequence ATGAGCGCGAAAATTCTTGCAGTAGATACCGCAACTGAAAACTGTTCAGTTGCATTAGTAATGGGTGACCAGGTGTTCGCACGTAGCGAAGAGGCTCCTCGAGACCATACGAAAAAAATTCTACCTATGGTGGATGAAGTACTGAAAGAAGCGAATGTCGCTTTAACCGATATCGATGCTATCGCGTTTGGCCAAGGCCCAGGCAGTTTCACGGGTGTACGTATTGGTATTGGTATTGCTCAAGGCTTAGCTTTTGGTGCTGATTTACCGATGATCGGCGTCTCTACATTGGCAGCGATGGCGCAAGGCAGCTACCGTAAATTTGGTGAAACTCACGTTGCGACAGCGATTGATGCGCGTATGAGCGAAGTATACTGGGCTCGTTACAGCCGCGAACAAGATGGTCGTTGGACTGCGGTGGATGCCGAATGTGTAATACCACCAAGTGAACTGGCTGCGCAGTTAGAAGCAGATTCTGAAACATGGGCGAAAGTCGGTACCGGCTGGGTAGCTTATGCCGAGCATATGGACACACTAGCGATCAACACCAAAGCGTGTGAAGTGCTATTCCCAGAAGCTCAAGATATGGCGTTCCTTGCTCAATTCGCTTATGCAGAAGGTAAAGCGGTTGCAGCAGAAGAGTCTGAGCCAGTTTATCTTCGTGACAAAGTGACTTGGAAGAAACTGCCAGGTCGCGAATAA
- a CDS encoding Slp family lipoprotein yields the protein MSNYLSKLRLIAFSLGVLVLAGCSSLPSELEAKSEPVISDYQQWVDQLPDAKSVRLGGVISKVTNLKDRTRIEVANMPISSSGKPDLDAEPSGRFVGYIEGYVEPLSFAEGRLITLVGHSSGSEDGKIGEYPYTFPVMKVDNQRLWNITERVVVNDFAPTYYSCRSLHCRSFQTMPRQGRVIQDVE from the coding sequence ATGTCTAACTATCTCTCTAAATTACGCTTAATAGCCTTTTCTCTTGGTGTCTTGGTGCTTGCCGGGTGTTCATCACTTCCTAGCGAGCTTGAAGCAAAATCAGAGCCTGTGATTAGTGATTACCAACAATGGGTCGACCAACTACCGGATGCGAAAAGTGTTCGATTAGGTGGCGTTATCTCTAAAGTGACCAACTTGAAAGACAGGACTCGAATCGAAGTCGCCAATATGCCGATTTCGAGTAGCGGTAAGCCTGATCTAGACGCAGAGCCAAGCGGACGTTTTGTTGGTTATATTGAAGGGTACGTTGAACCTCTAAGCTTTGCAGAAGGTCGCCTGATTACTTTGGTCGGTCATTCAAGCGGAAGTGAAGATGGAAAAATAGGGGAATACCCTTACACCTTCCCTGTAATGAAAGTGGACAACCAACGACTGTGGAACATTACTGAGCGCGTTGTTGTTAACGATTTTGCACCAACCTACTACTCGTGCAGAAGTTTACATTGTCGTAGTTTTCAAACGATGCCAAGACAAGGCCGAGTGATACAGGACGTAGAGTAA